In the Alteromonas sp. M12 genome, one interval contains:
- a CDS encoding aldo/keto reductase has translation MTNSVKMLDGNAIPQLGLGVWQASNEQVVSAIHAAFDAGYRLIDTASVYENESGVGTAIKSSNLAREDIFVTSKLWNKDQGNVQKALEKSLTLLELDYLDCYLIHWPAPSLGQYTNAWKELIKAQHSGLVKSIGVSNFLPEHIDTLIQQTGVTPVINQIEKHPLFSQQSISKWCTERDILVQAWSPLAQGGEGIFERPEVMAIAAAHQKSPAQVVLRWHIQKNTLVIPKSVTPSRIAENIDVFDFVLTPDELKTIDALDKNQRLGPDPLDFV, from the coding sequence ATGACAAATAGCGTTAAAATGTTAGATGGAAATGCAATCCCCCAATTGGGTTTGGGTGTATGGCAGGCCAGTAACGAACAGGTTGTAAGCGCCATTCACGCTGCTTTCGATGCGGGTTATCGCTTAATTGACACAGCTTCTGTTTATGAAAATGAAAGTGGTGTTGGCACTGCCATCAAGTCGAGTAATTTAGCCAGAGAAGACATTTTTGTTACCAGCAAGTTATGGAACAAAGATCAGGGTAATGTCCAAAAAGCCCTTGAGAAAAGTTTAACGCTTCTAGAACTAGATTATTTAGATTGTTATCTGATCCATTGGCCCGCACCTTCTTTAGGTCAATATACCAATGCTTGGAAAGAGTTAATTAAAGCGCAACACAGCGGTTTGGTAAAATCCATTGGGGTAAGCAACTTTTTACCTGAACATATCGACACTCTCATCCAGCAAACCGGCGTCACGCCAGTAATAAACCAAATCGAAAAACATCCCCTATTTAGCCAACAATCCATATCTAAATGGTGCACTGAACGGGATATATTGGTCCAAGCATGGAGTCCTTTAGCACAAGGTGGTGAAGGTATTTTTGAGCGTCCAGAAGTGATGGCCATCGCAGCAGCACATCAAAAGTCTCCAGCACAGGTAGTATTGCGTTGGCACATACAGAAAAACACCTTAGTCATACCTAAGTCTGTTACTCCATCTCGTATTGCTGAAAATATTGATGTTTTCGATTTCGTTTTGACTCCGGATGAACTCAAAACAATAGATGCGTTAGATAAAAACCAGCGACTCGGACCAGATCCACTCGACTTCGTTTAA
- a CDS encoding 2Fe-2S iron-sulfur cluster-binding protein: protein MKISIKNGTSFQQNSGETILDASINAGYPINHSCRSGRCGFCKVQLLSGETSAYRAEQLLQQDRDDNWILSCCHTALTDIEIDAGNLTQVIIPKVCSIPCAIDAIELLSPTMLTVTLQLPLIVKFMYLAGQYVDVFTSEGLSSSYWLSKASVEQQKIELHIAHNELDPMHQYWFHQAKVKELLKLEGPKGTHFLRDTAHRDLFFLAFGAGIAAITAMLEAHANLAKDKQAASITVIWQGQQPEDFYFDVAQMDSDIRFIRTLSSACPAWSGQLGEAQDVMLGMQPQMHNADVYATGPAFKLEHAQKVLSQHALNPRRFFSQATCE, encoded by the coding sequence ATGAAAATTAGTATAAAAAATGGAACTAGTTTCCAGCAAAATAGTGGCGAAACAATTCTTGATGCCAGTATCAATGCTGGCTATCCGATTAATCACAGTTGCCGGTCTGGTCGCTGTGGTTTTTGTAAGGTGCAATTACTTTCCGGCGAAACTTCTGCGTATCGTGCAGAGCAACTTTTACAGCAAGACAGAGATGACAATTGGATACTCTCATGTTGCCATACCGCGTTGACTGATATTGAAATTGATGCCGGTAACCTTACTCAAGTAATCATTCCTAAAGTTTGTTCGATTCCCTGTGCGATTGATGCAATTGAGTTGTTGAGCCCGACAATGTTAACGGTAACTTTACAGCTACCATTGATAGTTAAATTTATGTATCTAGCTGGGCAATACGTGGATGTATTTACATCAGAGGGACTATCAAGCAGCTATTGGTTGAGTAAAGCGAGTGTAGAGCAGCAAAAAATAGAACTACACATTGCGCACAATGAACTAGATCCTATGCATCAATATTGGTTTCATCAAGCCAAAGTCAAAGAGCTTCTTAAACTTGAAGGACCTAAAGGTACCCACTTCTTGCGTGACACTGCCCATCGAGATCTGTTCTTTCTAGCGTTTGGGGCTGGTATTGCTGCTATTACAGCCATGCTAGAAGCCCATGCAAATTTAGCAAAAGACAAGCAAGCTGCAAGTATTACCGTGATTTGGCAAGGTCAACAGCCAGAAGATTTCTATTTTGATGTAGCGCAAATGGATAGTGATATTCGATTTATTCGCACGTTGTCTTCAGCTTGTCCCGCTTGGTCTGGTCAATTGGGTGAAGCGCAAGATGTTATGTTGGGTATGCAACCCCAAATGCACAATGCTGATGTGTATGCCACTGGTCCTGCTTTTAAGTTAGAGCATGCACAAAAAGTATTAAGCCAGCATGCTCTTAATCCTAGACGTTTTTTTTCACAGGCAACCTGTGAATAA
- a CDS encoding hydroxymethylglutaryl-CoA lyase: MNPDIDVEISEVGPRDGLQSIKPIMSTNDKKRWVSALAAAGIPEIEVGSFVPASILPQLADTAEIVAHARTIPGLNVAVLVPNYRGAQDAIKAGAHKITIPLSVSETHSLKNVRRTHAQVIQEVAKIRELINQSDNPQKPILEGGLSTAFGCTLEGNVPESKVFEMAEKLIEAGCDEVGLSDTTGFGTPNQVKRLTLGIWDLVGKDRLTGIHLHNTRGQGLANVMTALEVGLKTIDSSMAGIGGCPFAPGASGNIITEDLVFLLEGMGLKTGINYQRLLLARKILRDSLPVEVDLYGFTPEAGLPKGFQMATAQY, translated from the coding sequence ATGAATCCAGATATAGATGTGGAAATTAGTGAAGTAGGCCCACGAGATGGTTTGCAAAGTATCAAACCAATTATGTCTACTAATGATAAAAAACGCTGGGTTAGTGCGTTAGCCGCGGCTGGCATTCCTGAAATTGAAGTCGGTTCATTCGTACCAGCGAGTATTCTTCCTCAGTTAGCTGATACCGCTGAAATAGTCGCTCATGCGCGCACAATTCCGGGCTTAAATGTGGCTGTGTTGGTCCCGAACTATCGGGGAGCTCAAGATGCAATAAAAGCCGGTGCACATAAAATAACTATTCCTTTGTCGGTGTCTGAAACCCATAGTTTAAAAAATGTACGCCGCACACACGCTCAAGTTATTCAAGAAGTTGCAAAAATTCGAGAACTGATTAATCAATCTGATAATCCGCAAAAACCGATACTGGAAGGTGGATTATCTACCGCCTTTGGTTGCACTTTAGAAGGAAATGTACCTGAGTCTAAAGTTTTCGAGATGGCTGAGAAATTAATTGAAGCTGGTTGTGACGAAGTGGGCTTATCGGATACCACAGGCTTCGGTACTCCGAATCAAGTGAAGCGATTAACCCTCGGGATTTGGGATCTAGTGGGCAAAGACAGACTTACAGGTATTCATTTGCACAATACTCGTGGTCAGGGACTCGCTAATGTGATGACCGCCCTCGAAGTCGGCTTGAAAACCATAGATTCTTCAATGGCAGGAATCGGCGGCTGTCCATTTGCTCCCGGTGCTTCAGGTAACATAATCACTGAAGACTTGGTTTTTCTACTTGAGGGTATGGGGTTAAAAACAGGAATCAACTATCAGCGTTTATTGTTAGCTCGAAAAATTCTGCGTGACAGTTTACCTGTTGAAGTTGATTTGTATGGCTTTACACCTGAAGCTGGATTGCCGAAGGGGTTTCAGATGGCCACAGCACAATATTAA
- a CDS encoding TonB-dependent receptor: MINSKLRKYVYIAGTAFALSPIATTLVHAQDAGAETEVNSNSLERITVSARKTDESIIEVPLSIQAFTSADLKEKGISDLEVLANFAPNLDFQNVGNSQPGRFNPGIRFRGMDIAITTPTSQTGGFLVDGISMLGGSSSVSFSDISQVEVIRGPQPVYFGRGTFGGAINYTTVTPSSDFSAGVSANYSPTFGSQELEGYVEGEIVENINARLTAFTRKQGAPFTANDGGDLGEEKTTGVSLIVSFTPTDDLSIKTRFAYSEDDDGATASTFVPFSIYNNVSAGDALTIPTNNGSLDTAFTQPWLIGSLPTIDVSNNATIYDLVVAGQPLYGETIADGTYNTLDLLNQRPASGDTPSLNKIGLAGELVSFSIDAEYLISDDYTFSFLAGYNKRDTTQIRDSDQTDSQAWLTATWLELESWSTEARFTFDNAGKLRWMVGVSKSEIDQMGDVDGGWNVFNGYFGGLLLGYGSSSIDANNVASTGVFGAIEYDFSDEFTAVFEGRYQEDTTITRGGFTEATLTDPVEQDYDAFLPRVSLQYKPDEDTNIFLTYAEALLPGSYNSQLDSIDQGDAAAFLAENPNVQKTTGEESLTSYELGLKQSVLNGSVWYSLVAFYQEWEGMKSSGLYSFFGAETGTAYFLNPVLEGSSTQQGIEAEGRWQITKNLNMQFAYGYTESEYDRYDSNSFRSVLGLPYGTFLKADGNTLPRSPKHSGAIGASWKDTLNSEWDYSVRADLTYRGKTYTDELNLTTIDSYSLLSLSLGFQHEGGIDVELYCKNCTDEDGWATGRRNTDFSAIPNFFATQGAVVDPIMPREVGVKVAYAF, encoded by the coding sequence ATGATCAACTCTAAATTACGCAAATACGTGTATATTGCGGGAACCGCATTCGCGTTATCTCCAATTGCTACAACGCTGGTACACGCTCAAGATGCTGGCGCAGAAACTGAGGTTAACAGTAATTCACTGGAAAGAATTACGGTTAGTGCGCGTAAAACAGATGAATCCATTATAGAAGTACCTCTTTCAATCCAAGCATTTACTAGTGCAGATTTAAAAGAGAAAGGGATATCCGACTTAGAAGTTTTAGCTAATTTTGCGCCTAATTTGGATTTCCAAAACGTGGGTAACTCCCAACCAGGCCGATTCAACCCAGGTATTCGTTTCAGGGGAATGGATATCGCCATAACAACGCCTACCAGTCAAACAGGTGGTTTCTTAGTAGATGGTATTTCCATGCTAGGCGGCTCTAGCTCTGTTTCTTTTAGTGATATATCTCAAGTTGAAGTAATACGTGGGCCTCAACCGGTATACTTTGGTCGCGGCACATTTGGTGGTGCGATTAACTATACGACGGTAACACCTTCAAGTGATTTCAGTGCTGGCGTTTCTGCAAATTATAGCCCTACATTTGGTAGCCAAGAACTAGAAGGTTATGTAGAAGGCGAAATTGTTGAAAACATAAATGCACGATTAACTGCCTTTACTCGTAAACAAGGGGCTCCTTTTACAGCCAATGATGGCGGTGATTTAGGTGAAGAAAAAACCACAGGTGTTTCGTTAATAGTGTCATTTACACCAACCGATGACTTAAGCATAAAAACTCGCTTTGCCTATTCCGAAGATGATGACGGTGCAACCGCATCTACCTTTGTTCCTTTCTCTATTTATAACAATGTTTCAGCAGGCGATGCACTTACTATTCCAACGAATAATGGCAGCCTAGATACGGCATTTACTCAGCCTTGGTTAATTGGCTCATTACCAACCATAGATGTAAGCAACAATGCGACCATTTACGATTTGGTTGTAGCTGGCCAGCCGTTATATGGAGAAACCATAGCGGACGGTACATACAACACTTTAGATTTATTAAACCAACGTCCTGCATCAGGTGATACACCAAGCCTAAATAAAATAGGTCTGGCGGGTGAATTAGTATCGTTTTCAATAGATGCTGAATACCTCATATCTGATGACTACACATTCTCATTTTTAGCCGGCTACAATAAAAGAGATACCACGCAAATACGCGATAGCGACCAAACAGACAGCCAAGCTTGGTTAACTGCAACTTGGTTGGAATTAGAGTCTTGGTCAACAGAAGCTCGTTTCACTTTTGATAATGCAGGCAAGTTGCGTTGGATGGTAGGTGTGAGTAAATCAGAAATTGATCAAATGGGTGACGTTGATGGTGGTTGGAATGTATTTAATGGTTACTTCGGTGGTTTATTACTGGGTTATGGATCAAGTTCAATAGATGCTAATAACGTCGCTTCAACAGGTGTTTTTGGTGCCATTGAATATGACTTCAGTGATGAATTTACTGCCGTATTTGAAGGTCGTTACCAAGAAGATACGACAATTACTCGTGGCGGCTTTACCGAAGCAACACTTACTGATCCAGTAGAGCAAGACTACGATGCATTCTTGCCTCGAGTGAGCCTTCAATACAAACCAGATGAAGACACCAATATATTCCTAACCTATGCCGAGGCATTGTTGCCAGGATCATATAACTCACAGCTTGATTCAATTGACCAAGGTGATGCAGCAGCATTCTTGGCAGAAAACCCGAATGTGCAAAAGACCACGGGAGAAGAAAGTTTAACTAGTTATGAATTAGGTTTAAAACAGTCTGTACTAAATGGCAGTGTGTGGTACTCATTGGTGGCTTTTTATCAAGAATGGGAAGGCATGAAATCTTCAGGTCTCTATTCTTTCTTTGGTGCTGAAACAGGCACAGCTTACTTCTTAAACCCTGTTTTAGAGGGCTCTAGTACACAGCAAGGTATCGAGGCTGAAGGACGCTGGCAGATCACTAAAAACCTTAATATGCAATTTGCCTACGGCTATACTGAATCTGAGTATGATAGATACGACAGTAACTCTTTCCGCTCGGTACTTGGACTGCCATATGGCACATTCTTAAAAGCTGACGGTAATACTTTACCTCGTTCACCAAAACACAGTGGAGCGATCGGTGCTAGCTGGAAAGATACCTTAAACAGTGAATGGGACTACTCTGTGCGTGCCGATTTAACCTACAGAGGTAAAACCTATACTGACGAGCTCAACTTGACCACAATTGATTCATATTCATTGTTGAGTCTCTCTTTGGGATTCCAACATGAAGGTGGTATCGATGTAGAACTGTACTGTAAAAACTGCACAGATGAAGATGGATGGGCTACTGGACGTCGTAACACAGACTTCAGTGCTATACCAAACTTCTTCGCTACACAAGGTGCGGTAGTTGACCCCATTATGCCAAGAGAAGTGGGTGTAAAAGTCGCTTACGCATTTTAA
- a CDS encoding MFS transporter → MNKHYPWLIASIACIALLVSNGMGISGLSVFDESLIKEFGWSRGELKFRDMVTFATSALLAPFGGMIIDKIGAKRALLMGWVLLATAYFSYSQIDSLQGLYVVHALLGLVLILCGLNPAVILVSNWFTSKRGAAIGITLVGTSLGGVLFPQYGLYMNELFGWRETMQWAVAFPLTMLIVVAVLVKDRPSQMKQKANQTAEQSKPQPLTGMSYLDALRTRTFWALTLVAMTTFYTVLGVQAHLFLYMRDLGFETSTAANAISLFFMCALIGKFVFGFVADHIHFKKVFIGNIAIMLTGSLLLALMNKAVLWEAIVLFGLGWGGVYTTIQLSAVNCFGLKSAGKILGTITVLDCLGGGLGIWLTGVFYGMNSSYDLAFWVFFGLILIAIPCITQVKETAYTKLSKTAA, encoded by the coding sequence ATGAATAAACATTATCCATGGCTAATCGCCTCTATTGCATGTATCGCGTTACTTGTTAGTAACGGTATGGGCATTTCCGGTTTATCTGTTTTTGATGAATCCCTAATAAAAGAATTCGGATGGAGCCGAGGAGAACTAAAGTTCAGAGATATGGTGACCTTTGCCACTAGTGCTTTATTAGCTCCCTTCGGTGGCATGATAATCGACAAGATAGGTGCTAAACGTGCGTTACTTATGGGTTGGGTATTATTAGCCACAGCTTATTTTTCATATAGCCAAATAGATTCATTGCAAGGATTGTATGTCGTCCACGCATTACTTGGTTTAGTATTGATTCTATGTGGTCTTAATCCTGCGGTTATTTTAGTTTCCAATTGGTTTACCTCAAAACGTGGCGCGGCCATTGGTATTACCTTAGTTGGCACTAGTTTAGGAGGTGTTTTATTCCCTCAATACGGTTTATATATGAACGAATTGTTCGGATGGCGAGAAACCATGCAATGGGCCGTCGCATTTCCTTTAACTATGTTGATTGTAGTCGCGGTTTTAGTAAAAGATCGCCCTTCACAGATGAAGCAGAAAGCCAACCAAACAGCGGAGCAAAGCAAACCTCAACCATTAACAGGTATGAGCTATTTAGACGCACTTCGCACCCGCACTTTTTGGGCACTTACTTTAGTTGCCATGACCACCTTTTATACGGTCTTAGGTGTTCAAGCTCATCTATTCCTATATATGCGTGATTTGGGGTTTGAAACTAGCACTGCCGCAAACGCAATTAGTTTATTTTTTATGTGCGCGTTGATTGGTAAATTTGTTTTTGGCTTTGTCGCTGACCACATACATTTCAAAAAGGTTTTCATTGGTAATATAGCGATAATGTTGACCGGGTCGTTATTATTAGCATTGATGAATAAAGCTGTTTTGTGGGAAGCAATCGTATTGTTCGGCCTAGGCTGGGGCGGCGTGTACACGACCATTCAATTGTCTGCAGTTAATTGTTTTGGATTAAAGTCAGCAGGCAAAATACTTGGAACAATTACCGTATTAGATTGCTTAGGCGGCGGATTAGGTATTTGGCTTACCGGTGTATTTTATGGAATGAACTCAAGCTACGATTTAGCTTTTTGGGTATTCTTTGGACTTATTTTGATAGCCATTCCGTGTATTACCCAAGTAAAAGAAACTGCCTATACTAAATTAAGTAAAACGGCTGCTTAG
- a CDS encoding TonB-dependent receptor: MKKANISLMIKMALGGVLASSGVAFGQDSQTSDLSLEKITVTAQRKEESIQSSPVSISALGPEDIERLQIDNTKDLSQVMPNVMIKGVTGGSAGITPFIRGGGVTDGALITSEPEVGIYIDDVYQPRSAASFIESLELERIEVLRGPQGTLYGRNSSSGALKIISRVPDDLFRFKNEVGIGSWNEIYDKFSISGPLSEDEKLRGGITGMLRKRDGGRQYNATLDKEVGEEDYAGFQGDLFYEGETYTARWKYFYTNYESDGLYASSLDPFQVDNEYDQIPFTSGEFDTVLSPFESSTEDKQYGTSVHLTKQISDSMKLLSVTSWSKLQNDWSTGFSGGVANALLGIEGDGYVELFSRDSVSDQNSFSQELQLQGEAWENRVSYIAGLYYFNESGEQIVNSTVFFAPSYGDFDIDTKSYAVFGQANVNLTDKLGLIVGARYTRDEKSLDATLETSPVNREDTFKKFTPKVALNYQANDDLLLYTSYTEGFKAGGYNSLASTPEGLNTPFEMQVMDAYEAGLKSEWWNNRLRINVAGFFNEYSSLQQQSVDEFGSFITENYDAEHKGIEVELNVRLTSNLNLWANGVSQDSEYTAVSVNGVSSNGGLVGNKMTNVFEFQYAAGLDYTQDIGDGTLMLGTNVNHRDDYYSTADNSEIGHIEPVTLIDAYAAYAYERWKFTLSGKNLGNEKYAFTGFGFSLIQPRFMADPMTWRLSVSYEL, translated from the coding sequence ATGAAAAAAGCGAACATAAGCCTCATGATTAAGATGGCCTTGGGGGGCGTTTTAGCTTCCTCAGGTGTCGCTTTTGGGCAAGACAGTCAAACCTCTGATTTAAGCCTAGAAAAGATTACGGTGACGGCACAGCGGAAAGAGGAAAGTATCCAAAGCTCTCCTGTTTCCATTTCCGCACTGGGTCCCGAAGATATTGAACGACTACAAATTGATAATACAAAAGATCTAAGTCAGGTTATGCCCAATGTCATGATTAAGGGGGTTACTGGTGGTAGCGCCGGGATTACGCCTTTTATTCGTGGTGGAGGGGTGACCGATGGTGCACTTATTACTTCTGAGCCAGAAGTGGGTATCTACATTGATGATGTTTATCAACCTCGATCTGCGGCGTCTTTCATTGAATCCCTAGAACTAGAACGCATTGAAGTACTTCGTGGGCCGCAAGGAACACTTTACGGACGTAACAGCTCGTCAGGTGCCCTGAAAATTATTTCTCGGGTACCAGATGATTTATTCCGCTTTAAAAACGAAGTAGGGATTGGTAGCTGGAACGAAATATATGACAAATTTAGTATCAGTGGCCCGCTAAGTGAAGACGAAAAGCTGCGCGGTGGCATTACCGGCATGCTGCGCAAGCGCGATGGTGGCCGCCAGTATAATGCAACATTAGATAAAGAGGTTGGTGAAGAAGACTACGCAGGTTTCCAGGGCGACTTATTTTATGAAGGTGAAACGTACACCGCAAGGTGGAAGTACTTTTATACCAATTATGAAAGTGACGGCCTATATGCATCCTCCCTTGACCCTTTTCAAGTTGATAATGAATACGACCAAATACCCTTTACCTCTGGCGAATTCGATACGGTTTTATCGCCTTTTGAATCCTCAACTGAAGATAAACAATATGGTACCAGTGTCCATCTAACCAAACAAATCAGTGATTCCATGAAGCTGTTATCGGTTACCTCATGGTCAAAGTTGCAGAATGATTGGTCTACTGGGTTCAGTGGCGGTGTGGCAAATGCGTTGTTAGGCATAGAAGGTGATGGTTACGTGGAATTATTTTCACGGGATTCCGTCAGTGATCAAAACAGTTTTAGCCAAGAGTTACAATTGCAGGGCGAGGCTTGGGAAAACCGAGTAAGTTATATTGCCGGTTTGTATTATTTTAACGAATCAGGCGAACAAATTGTCAATTCAACGGTTTTCTTCGCCCCTTCCTATGGCGATTTTGACATAGATACAAAAAGTTATGCGGTATTCGGTCAGGCTAATGTCAACTTAACAGACAAACTTGGTTTGATTGTTGGTGCCCGTTATACCCGAGATGAAAAATCCCTTGACGCTACCCTAGAAACAAGTCCGGTAAACCGTGAGGATACCTTCAAAAAATTCACGCCTAAAGTGGCCTTAAACTATCAAGCCAACGACGACTTGTTGCTTTACACAAGTTACACCGAAGGCTTCAAAGCTGGCGGATACAATAGTTTGGCGTCTACACCAGAAGGTCTTAATACGCCCTTTGAGATGCAAGTGATGGATGCTTATGAAGCGGGTTTGAAAAGTGAATGGTGGAACAACCGTTTACGTATCAATGTCGCCGGATTTTTCAATGAATATTCTAGTTTACAACAACAATCTGTAGACGAATTTGGTTCATTTATTACTGAAAATTACGATGCCGAGCATAAGGGTATCGAGGTCGAACTTAATGTTCGTTTAACCTCTAATTTGAATTTATGGGCTAACGGTGTTTCCCAAGATAGCGAATATACCGCTGTCAGTGTTAATGGCGTTTCGTCAAACGGTGGCTTGGTCGGCAACAAAATGACCAATGTGTTTGAGTTTCAATATGCAGCAGGATTGGACTATACACAAGACATTGGTGACGGAACCTTAATGTTAGGCACGAATGTTAATCATCGTGATGATTATTATTCAACAGCAGATAACTCAGAGATTGGTCATATAGAGCCAGTAACATTAATCGATGCTTACGCGGCTTACGCCTATGAACGCTGGAAATTCACTTTATCGGGTAAAAACCTTGGTAATGAAAAATACGCGTTTACCGGCTTTGGCTTTAGTTTGATTCAACCTCGTTTTATGGCCGACCCGATGACGTGGCGATTGAGTGTATCGTACGAATTATAG
- a CDS encoding FAD-binding oxidoreductase, producing the protein MNSRSDISQVLESLVKFVGQEHVLTDSYSCSLYAQDVFTKEKPAIAVVQPGSTSELADVVKTATAHKYITIPRGGGMSYTSGYVPQQDNSIIIDMSRMSKVLEINEQDMYVTVECGCTWKALYEALKGTGLRTPCWGTLSGIYATVGGGLSQNGMFWGSGHFGAIGDSVISIEVVLADGSIVETGSAAQVNGTPFFRHFGPDLTGLFVGDTGSLGFKTRATFRLMPELTAREYISMDFKSSDDALTTMSEISRRGLAMECFGFDPFLQAQRKQRESLASDAKALVGFMKSAGSIGQAIKQGSKIAFAGRGFMDDVDFSIHAFIEERSPQAAKQCLDDIRAIVKKNNGKEIENTIPKILRANPFGPVNNMVGPNGERWVPVHGQFPHSKVIPAFNAAEAIFTSHKAEMERLNIGVGYLFAVISTNAFVIEPVFFWQDCLNELHEKSVESAHYNKLKKFDENIEARDAVTKIKKEIAAKFSEMGGVHFQIGKSYAYKEGLKPTALQLIERIKGLVDPERLVNPGSLGL; encoded by the coding sequence GTGAATAGCAGAAGTGATATATCACAGGTTTTAGAAAGCTTAGTAAAATTTGTTGGTCAAGAACACGTTTTAACCGATTCCTATTCTTGTAGTCTCTATGCGCAAGATGTTTTTACTAAAGAAAAACCTGCTATTGCCGTTGTTCAGCCAGGCTCTACTAGCGAATTAGCTGACGTTGTTAAAACAGCTACAGCACACAAATATATCACTATCCCCCGCGGTGGAGGTATGTCGTACACCAGTGGATATGTGCCGCAACAAGACAATTCTATCATTATTGATATGAGTAGAATGTCTAAAGTGCTAGAAATAAATGAACAGGATATGTACGTCACAGTTGAGTGTGGATGTACATGGAAAGCGCTTTATGAAGCATTGAAAGGTACCGGTTTGCGTACTCCATGCTGGGGAACATTGTCAGGAATTTACGCTACAGTAGGTGGCGGGTTATCACAAAATGGTATGTTTTGGGGATCCGGTCACTTTGGAGCTATAGGTGACTCTGTTATCAGTATCGAAGTCGTACTTGCTGACGGTTCAATAGTAGAAACCGGATCAGCAGCTCAAGTCAATGGCACTCCTTTTTTCCGCCATTTTGGACCAGATTTAACTGGTTTATTTGTTGGCGATACTGGCTCGTTAGGATTTAAAACACGGGCAACATTTCGCTTAATGCCCGAATTAACTGCCAGAGAATACATTTCGATGGACTTTAAGAGTTCGGATGATGCATTAACTACGATGAGTGAAATTTCTCGTCGTGGTTTAGCCATGGAATGTTTCGGATTCGATCCGTTTTTGCAAGCGCAGCGCAAACAACGGGAGAGTTTAGCCTCTGATGCTAAAGCACTGGTTGGTTTTATGAAATCAGCAGGGTCTATTGGCCAAGCCATCAAACAAGGATCTAAGATAGCGTTTGCTGGCAGAGGTTTTATGGATGATGTTGATTTTTCAATACATGCATTTATAGAAGAGCGTTCACCACAAGCGGCAAAACAATGTCTTGATGATATCCGCGCCATTGTGAAAAAAAATAACGGTAAAGAGATTGAAAATACGATTCCCAAAATCCTCCGAGCGAACCCTTTTGGTCCAGTAAATAATATGGTCGGCCCAAATGGTGAGCGTTGGGTACCCGTTCATGGTCAATTCCCTCACTCAAAAGTCATCCCTGCGTTTAATGCTGCTGAAGCCATTTTTACTAGTCACAAAGCTGAAATGGAGCGATTGAATATTGGTGTTGGTTATTTATTTGCGGTTATTTCTACCAATGCATTCGTCATTGAGCCGGTATTTTTTTGGCAAGACTGTCTCAACGAATTGCACGAAAAAAGCGTAGAGTCGGCCCATTATAATAAATTGAAAAAGTTTGACGAAAACATCGAAGCCCGTGACGCCGTTACCAAGATAAAAAAAGAAATAGCGGCAAAATTCAGTGAGATGGGTGGTGTGCATTTCCAAATAGGAAAGAGTTATGCCTATAAAGAAGGTCTGAAACCAACAGCTTTACAACTCATTGAACGTATCAAAGGGCTAGTTGATCCCGAGCGACTTGTTAATCCAGGCTCTTTAGGATTATAA